tttcatatcAGACTATTCCATGTGAGTTATTGGTTTATTATCCTTGTATCCCCTTGTAGATAGCAACGATTCGGGCACGAAAAAAAAGGTAAGGTTGACCGTTCGAGGCGTGTTTGGTCAGTTCGCGAGGAAGAGATCCTAATGGCAACGATGAAGGAGTTGGCTGCCAAAGGATGGAGGGCCGATAATGGCTTCCGTGCAGGTTATCTTACGCGGGCTAGGGAGGCCATCATGCTTGAATTTCCAAAGACGGACATCTTGCCTCACCCCCACATCTATTCAAAGTTAACAACTTGGAGGAAGAACTATGGTTCTCTGAGAAACATGCTTCAACTGAGCGGTATTGGTTTCAGTGCTGATTACAAAATAGAATGTGATGATGTAAATTCATAGTGGTTTTTTACATCATTGAACTTCATCAAATATTGGTATAATATTCCACCTACTGATCAACACCTGCAATGCTCTTCATTGTTACATTCAGAGCTTGATTAATGTCACTGCATTTACTAATGTTAAGTTTGTCTTGGTGTATCGATTCGGGCAGAAAGACAGAAATGCAAAATACATGAGGAACAAATCTTGGCCTCAATATGAAGAGTGGAAAGAAGTGTTTGGAAAGGATCATGCTGATGGGGCACGGAAAGTAGACGTTGGGGAGGCAGTTGGAAGAATCTACGGAGATAAAGAGCCCTCCAATGACGCCTCCAACGACGAAGCTGATACATCCCACCCGATGACACTTGAAGAGCTATTCCCTGACGAACTATTCCCCGATGGAGTTCTCCCTGAGATGGTAGATGAGAGCCAACCTGTTATGGAGGGCAGTGCGCCTGGAGCTAGTGCAGCGGCTGGAGGAGGAGCAGGTCCAATGGCGGGTACGGGGGCTGTAGCAGGGGCTGCTTCCGGTTCTGGGTCTGGGGCAAGGGCCAAGAAGTCGAAGAAGgttatgaagaaaatgaaaatagaggATAAGATCGACGGCGTCCTTACTCTCATGGGACAGATACACACTGACACAAACGAGCGATTGAAAGATATTTCAGCCAGGATTGGGTACGAGTTCGATCTAAGTACCAAAAGGTCGGAGGTGTTTGATCAACTAAAAGGTATTCCTGGCCTAACTCTGAAACAACAGTTCTATATTTCAAAGAAGCTAGTGAAGGAGCCCGAGCTAATGGACCTCTTTCGGGGATTGTCCGAAGCTGCTCGTGCGGCCTTTGTGATTGATCTTTTGGAGATTGATGGGATGCTTTACACACAAGATGCATAGCACATATGTTTCTTGAGTGATGTTTTTTGTCGAAATGAAGTGCTGTGTCATGTCTTAAGACCTTATGTTATTCCTCATTCTAGTTGTAATGAGGACATCAATTGATGTGTCATGTTTTAAGACCTTATGTTATTCCTCATTCTAGTTACAATGAGGATATCAGTAGTGATATTTCTCAATGAGTTGTGGATGCATTTACACCCAATGATAGTAAATGTGTAGCCACAACTgtaatattttgtatgtattTATCATATTTGCCGAACCATATGCGGTTTATGTATGATGGGAAGCACATTTTCATGTTGATATGGTCAGTGAGTTGCTTGCTCTGTGTTTGTAGGTATTTAATATTCAAGGGCATATTTCTAAACATAACACAaactaaataatattaattaatcctACATCCCAAGCAAAACAGTACATACTTCCGAACAGCAAACATACATCAACGACACCAAAATACTACTTCGATGGCCCCTACCCATAACaatagaaataaaagagttACAATAACTTCCTTGCAAAATAGAGCTAAAGCAATGATAACACAAAGACCATTGGCATGCCCCTACTGATAACGTAGCTTCTCTTGGAATGCAACATTATCCGTCGATCGACGGGCCTGTCTTACGGGCTTTCGGGCATGGACTCCATGATGCACACGATGACCCTTTAGGGGAAGAGAACATACCCATCTGCACTGGTTTAAAATGGGTAGGAGACCTGGTAGAGGAGACCACATCGAAGCATGGAAGACCACCATCAAAAAGCTTACGCCGCACATGACCAGATGCGGCCGGCATCGGTGAGGTTACTTCATCAGAATCGGGTGGTGAATCATATTGGTTCCCCCGTCTTGGTGCGTCGGGTACCACTGAATCACTGAGCACGATAACCTCAGTGGTGTCTGATAGGGTTATCACCTCATTAGGGAACTCTATTTTGACGTCAGATAACCCAAATAATGAGGCAAGAAGAGGGATCTCCGGCTCGTCACGATAATAATATGCGCCGGCGGTAGAATCcaactaacaaaaaaatataaccgCCATTATTGTGTACATATAATACAAAGGCTAACAACATCTACTCAAAAATATAACTGGATATACCTTGAAAATATCCTTCCAAAC
The nucleotide sequence above comes from Salvia hispanica cultivar TCC Black 2014 chromosome 5, UniMelb_Shisp_WGS_1.0, whole genome shotgun sequence. Encoded proteins:
- the LOC125191266 gene encoding uncharacterized protein LOC125191266 — its product is MSLQVPQQSTFFYRGKWCREMDTLLLSTLINLRNGRDWEDGNVPNEVICNVRGVINSPFGSDLSSEEISVRVKVLKARYTKFKKLIPTTVVVGHMEDKVVTADDSVWKDIFKLDSTAGAYYYRDEPEIPLLASLFGLSDVKIEFPNEVITLSDTTEVIVLSDSVVPDAPRRGNQYDSPPDSDEVTSPMPAASGHVRRKLFDGGLPCFDVVSSTRSPTHFKPVQMGMFSSPKGSSCASWSPCPKARKTGPSIDG